In the Bacillus sp. HSf4 genome, GGCCAAAGTCAAAAAAGGTGTGGATGGAATCACGTCCCTTGAAGATGCTTTAAAAGGAAAAGGCGGAGACGCGATTCGTTCTTTTTATGAGGAATGCCACACCCCTTTCCTCCGGTTCTATGAATCTTTTATTGAAGAATATCAGTCAGCTTTGAAAAAAATGAAAAATGACCTGGAATCGCTTGAACCGAATCATAACGGATTTATTTCGCAAGCTTTCCTCGAACACGAATTGGAACAAGGATTAAATGCAGCTGACCGAACAACTAAACACTTGGTATCCAAAGCAAATGCCACGATGGCGAAAGTCAACCATATTGTCGATCTGCCGGATTTGAACGATAACGATTTTCACGAACAGAACCGAAAAGCAACGAAAGACATCAATCAGACGATTGAAAAGCTGCACACCTTTGACAGGGAGCAGACAAACGCCCTCAAAACCGCTGAAAATGACCTTGAAACGATGCAAAAATATATTACATGGCTTGAAAAAATGTACACAGGGCCTAAAATTGAAATCACCGGCTATCAAAAAGGCTCGATTTTAAAGCCGGATGAGGATACAAACATCAAGGGTCCGGTCGACGGTCTGAAGGGAGAGCTAGAAAAAGCCGAGCCGTCTCCAATGGAAATCATGCTAGAGAAATTGGGAAATCAGAAAGATTCAGATGTCGATACACTTGCCGCCGCGCCTAACCGACTAAAAAAATTAATAAAAAAGTACAAAATACACAATAAATCGGTAAATAATCCAGATGCACTAAAAGAAATTAAGTTCAAAAAATATATAATTAAAAAATCAGATGTTGAAGTTAAAAAATTTGAAATGCCGTGGGGACCAGGAAAGATAGGCAAACTTGGAAAAGCGAGTGAAATCAGGCAGGCTTTAACCGAAAACCCCTTGAAAGTTGATGAAGTATCTAAGGTTGGGAAAAGTGCGAATACAGCCAAGGATATTTCTAAACATCAGATTAAATCTGGTGCAACCAACATTGCTCTCCATTCAAAATTTTTAGAGGTCTTAAAAGCAACCGAGTTAGCTAATCCACTAGTAGATAGCTTGAAAAAGACAGGAAAATTGCCTCCAAATTATGTTGGTAAGAATATAGCCGCGAAAAACGGTTGGCGGCCAGGAAAAGCACTGAATAATTATGTATCAGGCGGACAAATCGGCGGGGATATCTTTAAAAATACTGCAAATGTGTTGCCAAAAGCTCCGGGGAGAGTTTGGTATGAGGCTGATGTTGGTTTAAGTAACACTATGTCCAGAAGTAAACAGGCTGGAACAAGACTACTATATTCCAATGACGATAAAATGTATATTACCACGGATCACTATAAAACAGTTCATTATATTGGGACTTTTAAGTAAAGGATGATAGTCAATGGATTCATTACACGAAGAAAGAAAAGAGAAGATCACTTTGGATGTAAGCAATATTCAAGATTCCAACGAACTCCATAACGCATTAAAAGAAAAACTTGAGTTCCCGGACTTTTACGGAATGAATTGGGATGCGTTCTGGGATGCTATTACAGGACTTGTCGAACTTCCTAAAACCATAATATTTGAAGGTTGGGGCAATATCGAAGAAAAACTACCAACAGATTCACAAACCTTGGTTAACATTTTTAAAGAATTTAATGAAGAATATCCTTTTATGGAATGTGAAGTAGTTTATAAAAAATGAATCTAAAGGGCGCCTACCCGGCGTCTTTTTAGTGCGGCACAGAACCACAACCGTTCTCCGTGACGATTTAGACGCTAAGAAACGCTGATTTAGCGGGC is a window encoding:
- a CDS encoding T7SS effector LXG polymorphic toxin; protein product: MKTLDVQALHHAIDQTLEQLKKQSEEMAKVKKGVDGITSLEDALKGKGGDAIRSFYEECHTPFLRFYESFIEEYQSALKKMKNDLESLEPNHNGFISQAFLEHELEQGLNAADRTTKHLVSKANATMAKVNHIVDLPDLNDNDFHEQNRKATKDINQTIEKLHTFDREQTNALKTAENDLETMQKYITWLEKMYTGPKIEITGYQKGSILKPDEDTNIKGPVDGLKGELEKAEPSPMEIMLEKLGNQKDSDVDTLAAAPNRLKKLIKKYKIHNKSVNNPDALKEIKFKKYIIKKSDVEVKKFEMPWGPGKIGKLGKASEIRQALTENPLKVDEVSKVGKSANTAKDISKHQIKSGATNIALHSKFLEVLKATELANPLVDSLKKTGKLPPNYVGKNIAAKNGWRPGKALNNYVSGGQIGGDIFKNTANVLPKAPGRVWYEADVGLSNTMSRSKQAGTRLLYSNDDKMYITTDHYKTVHYIGTFK
- a CDS encoding barstar family protein, with the protein product MDSLHEERKEKITLDVSNIQDSNELHNALKEKLEFPDFYGMNWDAFWDAITGLVELPKTIIFEGWGNIEEKLPTDSQTLVNIFKEFNEEYPFMECEVVYKK